In the Mytilus trossulus isolate FHL-02 chromosome 1, PNRI_Mtr1.1.1.hap1, whole genome shotgun sequence genome, one interval contains:
- the LOC134705155 gene encoding uncharacterized protein LOC134705155 — MSGKTLPVMGYITDITINENITGTEGAKATAGCIVDVSITGNIEYHWKLNDVKINPTKISRIQVLYNKITSTKYNSTLVIENLKRKDKGNLTCEARLGNNTEIRSTQIYLYSFKLESESFVIENGSNINVTCTILPPTKSANEMKMCLNGKVISGRKP; from the exons ATGAGTGGAAAGACTTTGCCAGTCA TGGGATACATAACTGATATCACTATTAATGAAAACATTACTGGTACTGAAGGAGCAAAAGCTACAGCAGGATGTATAGTAGATGTATCAATTACTGGGAATATTGAATATCATTGGAAGttaaatgatgttaaaataAACCCAACAAAGATATCTAGAATACAAGTGTTGTACAATAAGATAACAAGTACAAAATACAACTCTACTCTAGtgatagaaaatttaaagagaAAGGATAAAG GAAATTTGACATGTGAAGCAAGACTTGGTAACAACACTGAAATCAGATCAACCCAGATATATCTGTATTCGTTCAAACTTGAAAGTGAATCATTTGTTATTGAGAATGGGAGTAATATCAACGTCACGTGTACAATTCTACCACCTACTAAATCagcaaatgaaatgaaaatgtgtttaAATGGAAAGGTTATTTCtg GCAGAAAACCTTAG